From Equus przewalskii isolate Varuska chromosome 28, EquPr2, whole genome shotgun sequence, a single genomic window includes:
- the CDKN2AIP gene encoding CDKN2A-interacting protein isoform X1 encodes MAQEVSEYLSQNPRVAAWVEALRCEGETDKHWRHRREFLLRNAGDLAPAGGAAPAGAADAESGASSRQLQQLISFSMAWANHVFLGCRYSQKVMDKILSMAEGIKVTDAPIHTTRDELVAKVKKRGISSSNEGVEEPSKKRIIEGKNNSAVEQDHAKSSAKTERASAQQEVSSTCMGLSTKSESGGNSARGSGTSSQNSSASDGDRSVSRQSSSSLSAQVTTAGSGKASESQAPDKHGSASLVSSLLKSSVNSHVTQSTESRQRSGSPKKSALEGSSISASQSISEIEVPLLGSSGSSEVELPLLSSKPSSETASSGLTSKTSSEASVSSSVSKNSSSSGTSSVTPKSSTSANTSVLTSKSTSQVATSLLASKGSSQTSGSLVSKSTSLASVSQLASKSSSQTSTSQLPSKSTSQLSESSVRFSCCKLTNEDVKQKQPFFNRLYKTVAWKLVAVGGFSSSVNHGELLNAAVEALKATLDVFFVPLKELADLPESKSSQENIVCELRCKSVYLGTGCGKSKENAKAVASREALKLFLKKKVVVKICKRKYRGSEIEDLVLLDEESRPVNLPPALKHPQELL; translated from the exons ATGGCGCAGGAGGTGTCGGAGTACCTGAGCCAGAACCCGCGGGTGGCCGCCTGGGTGGAGGCGCTGCGCTGCGAGGGCGAGACGGACAAACACTGGCGCCACCGCCGGGAGTTTCTGCTCCGCAACGCCGGCGACCTGGCCCCCGCGGGCGGCGCGGCCCCGGCGGGCGCTGCCGACGCCGAGAGCGGCGCCAGCAGTCGGCAGCTGCAGCAGCTCATCTCCTTCTCCATGGCCTGGGCCAACCACGTCTTCCTCGGGTGCCG gtACTCTCAAAAAGTTATGGATAAAATACTTAGTATGGCTGAAGGCATCAAAGTGACAGATGCTCCCATCCATACCACAAGAGACGAACTGGTTGCCAAGGTGAAGAAAAGAGGGATATCGAGTAGCAATG aAGGGGTAGAAGAGCCATCGAAAAAACGAAtcatagaaggaaaaaacaattctGCAGTTGAGCAAGATCACGCAAAAAGTTCTGCCAAAACAGAACGTGCATCAGCTCAGCAGGAAGTCAGCTCGACATGTATGGGGTTGTCTACCAAATCCGAGAGTGGTGGGAACTCAGCTCGGGGCTCTGGCACCTCCAGTCAGAACAGCTCTGCAAGTGACGGGGATCGGTCTGTCTCCCGGCAAAGCAGCAGCAGCCTTTCCGCTCAGGTGACAACAGCAGGGTCTGGAAAAGCTTCTGAATCTCAAGCTCCAGATAAACATGGTTCAGCATCGCTGGTCTCTTCGTTGTTGAAATCCAGTGTGAATAGTCATGTGACCCAATCCACTGAATCCAGACAACGAAGTGGATCACCTAAAAAGAGTGCTTTGGAAGGCTCTTCAATCTCAGCTTCTCAAAGCATCTCAGAGATAGAGGTGCCCTTGTTGGGCTCCTCAGGAAGCTCAGAAGTAGAGTTGCCACTGTTGTCATCTAAACCTAGTTCAGAGACAGCTTCAAGTGGGTTAACTTCCAAAACTAGTTCAGAGGCAAGCGTTTCATCGTCGGTCTCTAAAAACAGTTCCTCATCAGGCACCTCCTCGGTAACTCCCAAGAGCAGCACCTCAGCAAATACATCGGTGCTGACTTCCAAGAGCACTTCGCAGGTGGCCACGTCGCTGTTAGCTTCCAAGGGCAGCTCCCAGACCAGTGGGTCTCTGGTTTCCAAAAGCACTTCCTTAGCAAGTGTGTCCCAGCTGGCTTCTAAGAGTAGTTCTCAGACCAGCACGTCACAGTTGCCTTCTAAAAGTACTTCACAGTTAAGTGAGAGTTCTGTGAGATTCTCTTGTTGCAAGTTAACCAATGAAGATGTGAAACAGAAGCAGCCTTTTTTCAATAGACTGTATAAAACGGTGGCCTGGAAGTTGGTAGCTGTTGGTGGCTTTAGTTCCAGTGTGAATCACGGAGAGCTCCTAAACGCAGCTGTGGAGGCTCTGAAAGCTACACTGGATGTGTTTTTTGTCCCGCTGAAAGAACTGGCAGATCTGCCTGAAAGTAAGAGCTCTCAAGAAAATATCGTTTGTGAATTGAGATGCAAGTCTGTCTATTTGGGCACTGGCtgtggaaaaagcaaggaaaatgcaAAAGCAGTCGCCTCCAGAGAAGCTCTGAAGTTATTTCTCAAGAAAAAGGTGGtggtaaaaatatgtaaaaggaaaTACAGAGGCAGTGAAATAGAAGACCTGGTACTCCTTGATGAAGAATCAAGGCCTGTAAACTTACCTCCAGCATTGAAACATCCTCAAGAATTACTATAA
- the CDKN2AIP gene encoding CDKN2A-interacting protein isoform X2 produces MAQEVSEYLSQNPRVAAWVEALRCEGETDKHWRHRREFLLRNAGDLAPAGGAAPAGAADAESGASSRQLQQLISFSMAWANHVFLGCRYSQKVMDKILSMAEGIKVTDAPIHTTRDELVAKKG; encoded by the exons ATGGCGCAGGAGGTGTCGGAGTACCTGAGCCAGAACCCGCGGGTGGCCGCCTGGGTGGAGGCGCTGCGCTGCGAGGGCGAGACGGACAAACACTGGCGCCACCGCCGGGAGTTTCTGCTCCGCAACGCCGGCGACCTGGCCCCCGCGGGCGGCGCGGCCCCGGCGGGCGCTGCCGACGCCGAGAGCGGCGCCAGCAGTCGGCAGCTGCAGCAGCTCATCTCCTTCTCCATGGCCTGGGCCAACCACGTCTTCCTCGGGTGCCG gtACTCTCAAAAAGTTATGGATAAAATACTTAGTATGGCTGAAGGCATCAAAGTGACAGATGCTCCCATCCATACCACAAGAGACGAACTGGTTGCCAAG aAGGGGTAG